The proteins below are encoded in one region of Amycolatopsis magusensis:
- a CDS encoding TetR/AcrR family transcriptional regulator, translating into MKRTVLKARNREALIEACLAEVAAHGYRDARLEDIAERAELSTGAIYSIFGSKRNLLAAAMDQLSTELAGELDSLTDPELPVTEVLRGAARVWMKMATEEGARDRFAFELEATAASLREPVPTQPIPAQRLRDLLTDRCLGTTRTTGEQARRLSVAAHALLSGLAQRALLDPSAVSTADAEEAAAALVRLLDRSGS; encoded by the coding sequence GTGAAACGGACCGTGCTGAAGGCACGCAATCGTGAAGCGCTGATCGAGGCCTGCCTCGCCGAGGTCGCCGCCCACGGCTACCGCGACGCCCGCCTCGAGGACATCGCCGAACGGGCCGAACTGAGCACAGGCGCGATCTACTCGATCTTCGGCAGCAAGCGGAACCTGCTCGCCGCGGCGATGGACCAGCTCTCCACCGAACTGGCGGGCGAGCTCGACTCGCTCACCGATCCGGAGCTGCCGGTGACCGAGGTGCTGCGGGGCGCGGCGCGGGTGTGGATGAAGATGGCCACCGAAGAAGGCGCGCGCGACCGGTTCGCCTTCGAGCTGGAAGCGACCGCCGCCTCACTGCGCGAACCGGTCCCCACCCAGCCGATCCCGGCGCAGCGGCTGCGCGACCTGCTGACCGACCGCTGCCTCGGCACCACGCGAACCACCGGCGAGCAGGCGCGGCGGCTGAGCGTGGCCGCGCACGCCCTGCTCAGCGGGCTGGCGCAACGGGCGCTGCTCGACCCGTCGGCGGTGTCCACCGCGGACGCCGAGGAGGCCGCCGCGGCGCTGGTGCGCCTGCTCGACCGGTCCGGTTCCTGA
- a CDS encoding class I SAM-dependent methyltransferase, whose protein sequence is MAWYDDDDLWAGFAGAMFSRRRAAEAAELVAKSPLLAFPAGARVLDLCCGPALHVVPLAQRGDRVTGVDLSEVMLARARETCREAGVDVRLVQADMLDFAEDRAFDVVLNLYTSFGYFDDPADNLRVLHNAHTSLDRGGTLLVDVLGKEVLASWVGRPQAVDVDEGTVFMRDTILDDWTRLRTEWTLVAGDTVRRATITSFLYSAAELRALFQQAGFTDVECFGDFDGSPYDNHARRLIVRGRRAD, encoded by the coding sequence ATGGCCTGGTACGACGATGACGACCTGTGGGCCGGCTTCGCCGGGGCGATGTTCTCCCGCCGACGGGCGGCCGAGGCCGCCGAACTCGTCGCCAAGTCGCCGTTGCTGGCGTTCCCGGCCGGGGCCAGAGTGCTCGACCTGTGCTGCGGACCGGCGCTCCACGTGGTGCCGCTGGCGCAACGCGGCGACCGGGTCACCGGGGTGGACCTGAGCGAGGTCATGCTGGCGCGGGCCCGCGAAACCTGCCGGGAAGCCGGTGTCGACGTCCGGCTGGTCCAGGCGGACATGCTGGACTTCGCCGAGGACCGCGCCTTCGACGTGGTGCTCAACCTCTACACCTCGTTCGGCTACTTCGACGACCCCGCCGACAACCTGCGCGTGCTGCACAACGCCCACACCAGCCTGGACCGCGGCGGCACGCTGCTGGTCGACGTGCTGGGCAAGGAGGTCCTGGCGAGCTGGGTGGGCCGCCCGCAGGCCGTGGACGTCGACGAGGGCACGGTGTTCATGCGCGACACCATCCTCGACGACTGGACCCGCCTCCGTACCGAATGGACACTCGTCGCCGGGGACACCGTGCGCCGCGCCACCATCACCAGTTTCCTGTACAGCGCCGCGGAACTGCGTGCGTTGTTCCAGCAGGCCGGGTTCACCGACGTGGAGTGCTTCGGTGACTTCGACGGCAGCCCGTACGACAACCACGCCCGGCGCCTGATCGTGCGCGGCCGACGTGCGGACTGA
- a CDS encoding helix-turn-helix domain-containing protein: MTQELLSVEQVADRLGLHVRTVRNYVRNGRLKAVRIGKQYRIAREDLEELTGKPSISGTRRVEVSSIVQVDAVDKATADRITSLLLGAANSSRDDDQPLRVDTLYDEERGSLKVVVLGGVAATTELLRLVEAVAD, encoded by the coding sequence ATGACGCAGGAGTTGCTCTCCGTGGAGCAGGTCGCCGACCGACTCGGGCTGCACGTGCGCACGGTCCGCAACTACGTGCGGAACGGGCGGCTCAAAGCGGTCCGCATCGGCAAGCAGTACCGCATCGCCCGCGAGGACCTCGAAGAGCTGACCGGCAAGCCGTCGATCTCCGGCACGCGCCGCGTCGAGGTGTCGAGCATCGTGCAGGTGGACGCGGTCGACAAGGCGACCGCGGACCGGATCACCTCGCTGCTGCTGGGCGCGGCGAACAGCTCCCGGGACGACGACCAGCCGCTGCGCGTGGACACCCTCTACGACGAGGAACGCGGTTCGCTGAAGGTCGTCGTGCTCGGCGGGGTCGCCGCGACCACCGAGCTGCTCCGCCTGGTCGAGGCCGTGGCCGACTAA
- a CDS encoding TioE family transcriptional regulator, with protein MRPADLAREHGLSTQAVRNYEQDGCLPPAERTASGYRVYTEVHAAALRAYLALIPAYGHATAGQIMNSVHAGDLDSALIAIDRGHHRLLRDRDTLDAVKDAIDHLPADRPVDHAVARRTIGELAHQLRVTPATLRNWEDAGILTPHRESGTGYRVYRAPDIRDAELAHLLRRGGYPLEHIATVVRQVRTAGDVDALAGALDDWQRKLTARGLAMLKAATRLNEYLSLREA; from the coding sequence ATGCGACCCGCCGACCTAGCCCGCGAGCACGGCCTGTCGACCCAGGCCGTCCGCAACTACGAGCAGGACGGGTGCCTGCCGCCCGCCGAACGCACCGCGAGTGGTTACCGCGTCTACACCGAGGTTCACGCGGCGGCGCTGCGTGCCTACCTCGCATTGATCCCGGCCTACGGGCACGCCACCGCCGGGCAGATCATGAACTCGGTCCACGCCGGCGATCTCGACAGCGCGCTGATCGCCATCGACCGCGGTCACCACCGGCTGCTGCGGGACCGCGACACCCTCGACGCGGTGAAGGACGCGATCGACCACCTGCCCGCGGATCGTCCCGTGGATCACGCGGTGGCTCGACGCACCATCGGGGAGCTGGCGCACCAGCTCCGCGTCACCCCGGCGACCCTGCGCAACTGGGAGGACGCCGGAATCCTGACGCCGCACCGGGAATCGGGCACCGGCTACCGCGTGTACCGCGCGCCCGACATCCGCGACGCCGAACTCGCCCACCTGCTCCGGCGCGGGGGTTATCCGCTGGAGCACATCGCCACCGTGGTCCGCCAGGTCCGCACCGCGGGCGACGTCGACGCGCTGGCCGGCGCCCTGGACGACTGGCAGCGGAAGCTGACCGCGCGGGGCCTCGCCATGCTCAAGGCCGCGACCCGGCTCAACGAATACCTGAGCCTGCGCGAGGCCTAA
- a CDS encoding pyridoxal-phosphate dependent enzyme has product MTRVPEAMVAAAVHEHITDAIKDPSLIRLGPNLVLARFETMKVYAALGAVRSLLDSGIVRPGQTLIDSSSGIYALALAMACHRYGLQCHIVASTTVDATIRAQLEVLGATVDQMPPSASLQLDQERRVGRVRALLAERPDVHWMRQYHDEVHYAGYAELAEIAARSLPAGALTVVGAVGTGASTGGLVESLRQRDPEVRLTGIQPFGSVTFGSERLSDPEAIIAGIGSSIPFGNVRHTLYDRLHWVDFRYAMAGAVGLLREHAVFAGLSTGAAYLAARWEARAEPERTFLVIGADTGHRYVDKVFSRHQDALDPELLFPVEVGSLAELSLPWSTMDWARRAYR; this is encoded by the coding sequence ATGACCCGGGTGCCGGAGGCCATGGTCGCCGCCGCGGTGCACGAGCACATCACCGACGCGATCAAGGACCCGAGCCTGATCCGGCTGGGGCCGAACCTCGTGCTGGCGCGGTTCGAGACGATGAAGGTCTACGCCGCGCTCGGCGCCGTCCGGTCGCTGCTGGACAGCGGCATCGTGCGACCGGGGCAGACGCTGATCGACTCCTCCAGCGGCATCTACGCGCTCGCGCTGGCGATGGCGTGCCACCGCTACGGCCTGCAGTGCCACATCGTCGCGTCGACCACGGTGGACGCGACGATCCGCGCGCAACTGGAGGTGCTCGGCGCGACGGTGGACCAGATGCCGCCGTCGGCGAGCCTGCAACTGGACCAGGAACGCCGGGTCGGCCGGGTGCGCGCGCTGCTGGCCGAGCGGCCGGACGTGCACTGGATGCGGCAGTACCACGACGAGGTGCACTACGCGGGGTATGCGGAACTGGCGGAGATCGCCGCGCGGTCGCTGCCCGCGGGGGCGCTCACGGTGGTCGGCGCGGTCGGCACGGGCGCGTCCACCGGCGGGCTGGTCGAGTCGCTGCGGCAGCGTGATCCGGAGGTGCGGCTGACCGGGATCCAGCCGTTCGGCAGTGTCACCTTCGGCAGCGAGCGCCTGTCCGACCCGGAGGCGATCATCGCCGGGATCGGCAGCTCGATCCCGTTCGGCAACGTCCGGCACACGCTGTACGACCGGTTGCACTGGGTGGATTTCCGGTACGCCATGGCGGGCGCGGTCGGGTTGCTGCGGGAGCACGCGGTGTTCGCCGGGCTGTCCACCGGGGCGGCGTACCTGGCCGCGCGGTGGGAGGCGCGGGCCGAGCCGGAGCGGACGTTCCTGGTGATCGGCGCGGACACCGGACATCGGTATGTCGACAAGGTGTTCTCGCGACACCAGGACGCGCTGGATCCGGAGCTGCTGTTCCCGGTGGAGGTGGGTTCGCTGGCCGAACTGAGCCTGCCCTGGTCCACAATGGACTGGGCGCGGAGGGCGTACCGATGA
- a CDS encoding ABC transporter ATP-binding protein — protein MGQARIALRGVSVEIAGRALVRELNLDVGEGEVVGLVGPNGSGKSTALRCVYRALKPTTGAVLLNDEDLSRVALAESARSIAALTQDSRAELDFTVEEVVALGRSPHQRGNARLTARERQLCRDALRRMDITHLAVRSVLSLSGGERQRVLMARALVQEPSVLVLDEPTNHLDVRHQVELLSFLAGCGLTVLVALHDLNLAAAVCQRIAVLRDGELAACGTPAEILTPELVHDVFGVRASVVAHPRTGITQLLYDLDPDSSEELDSPERTERA, from the coding sequence ATGGGACAGGCGAGAATCGCGCTGCGCGGGGTCTCGGTCGAGATCGCCGGGCGGGCACTGGTCCGCGAGCTGAACCTCGACGTCGGGGAGGGCGAAGTGGTCGGCCTGGTCGGGCCGAACGGCAGCGGCAAGTCGACCGCACTGCGCTGCGTGTACCGCGCGCTGAAGCCGACCACCGGCGCGGTGCTGCTCAACGACGAGGACCTGAGCCGGGTGGCGCTGGCCGAGAGCGCCCGCTCGATTGCCGCGCTCACCCAGGACAGCCGCGCCGAGCTGGACTTCACCGTGGAGGAGGTGGTCGCGCTCGGGCGGTCACCGCACCAGCGCGGCAACGCCCGGCTCACCGCGCGCGAACGCCAGCTGTGCCGGGACGCGTTGCGGCGCATGGACATCACGCACCTGGCGGTGCGCAGCGTGCTGTCGCTTTCCGGGGGTGAACGCCAGCGCGTGCTGATGGCCAGGGCACTGGTGCAGGAGCCGAGCGTGCTGGTGCTCGACGAGCCGACGAACCACCTCGACGTGCGTCACCAGGTGGAGTTGCTGAGCTTCCTGGCCGGGTGCGGGCTGACCGTGCTGGTCGCGCTGCACGACCTCAACCTGGCCGCCGCGGTGTGCCAGCGCATCGCCGTGCTGCGCGACGGGGAACTGGCCGCCTGCGGCACCCCGGCGGAAATCCTCACCCCCGAACTGGTCCACGACGTGTTCGGCGTGCGGGCCAGCGTGGTCGCCCACCCGCGGACCGGGATCACCCAGCTGCTCTACGACCTCGACCCCGACAGCTCCGAAGAGCTTGACAGTCCCGAAAGGACCGAGCGCGCATGA
- a CDS encoding ATP-grasp domain-containing protein, giving the protein MTIVLLEALSFGLGRIADAAAAAGQRLVLFTGDRSIYRYELSRRSIDVVDVDTFDASACTKALSSVPDLAGLISSTDTWAVPGAQLAADFGLPGPSVDAVRVLRDKARVRQLLHARGLSRGTAVDATTELTDFPLVVKDSAGTSSRDVSLVRSTAELHAVLSGTGALKGRLIAEPFLVGPVYSAETLTWQGETRLFGVSSRQLSPVYRFREESAAFPVAFGDKDSELLRQWVSEVLAVAGHDRGFAHVEFVLGAEGPELVEINARIGGALVGEALCRALGTNVYHAMIDMALDRRPSLLDAVLPGGPAVAFSLIYPTRPGRLVGWTGLDALAMHPGEPEWYPTATPGDTFDHLADQRSCTGLVLVHGDTAELAAHRAHSAASLIHPTLT; this is encoded by the coding sequence ATGACCATCGTGCTGTTGGAGGCGCTCTCGTTCGGCCTGGGCCGCATCGCTGACGCGGCGGCGGCGGCCGGGCAGCGGCTGGTGCTGTTCACCGGTGACCGGTCGATCTACCGGTACGAGCTGAGCCGGCGCTCGATCGACGTGGTGGATGTCGATACCTTCGACGCAAGCGCTTGCACCAAGGCGCTGTCGTCGGTGCCGGACTTGGCCGGGTTGATCAGTTCCACCGACACCTGGGCTGTACCGGGCGCGCAACTGGCTGCCGATTTCGGCTTGCCGGGCCCGTCGGTCGACGCCGTGCGCGTTCTGCGGGACAAGGCACGCGTACGGCAGTTGTTGCACGCACGGGGGTTGAGCCGGGGTACAGCCGTGGACGCGACGACGGAGCTGACGGACTTCCCGTTGGTGGTGAAGGACTCGGCGGGCACGTCCTCGCGGGATGTCTCGCTGGTGCGCTCGACGGCGGAACTGCATGCGGTGCTGTCGGGTACGGGGGCTTTGAAAGGACGGCTGATCGCGGAGCCGTTCCTGGTCGGGCCGGTCTACAGCGCGGAAACCCTGACCTGGCAGGGGGAGACGCGGCTGTTCGGGGTGTCCAGCCGTCAGTTGTCGCCGGTCTACCGGTTCCGGGAGGAGTCGGCGGCGTTCCCGGTGGCTTTCGGGGATAAGGACAGCGAACTGCTGCGGCAGTGGGTCTCCGAGGTGCTGGCCGTCGCCGGGCATGACCGGGGTTTCGCGCACGTCGAGTTCGTGCTGGGCGCGGAGGGACCGGAACTGGTCGAGATCAACGCACGCATCGGGGGCGCGCTCGTCGGGGAGGCGCTGTGCCGCGCGCTGGGCACGAACGTCTACCACGCGATGATCGACATGGCGCTGGACCGGCGCCCCTCCCTGCTCGACGCCGTCCTCCCCGGCGGCCCGGCGGTCGCGTTCAGCCTGATCTACCCCACCCGCCCCGGGCGACTCGTGGGCTGGACCGGCCTGGATGCGCTGGCGATGCACCCGGGGGAGCCGGAGTGGTACCCCACCGCCACCCCGGGCGACACCTTCGACCACCTGGCCGACCAGCGCTCCTGCACCGGCCTCGTCCTCGTACACGGCGACACCGCCGAACTCGCCGCCCACCGAGCCCACTCCGCCGCCTCCCTCATCCACCCCACCCTTACTTGA
- a CDS encoding dihydrolipoamide acetyltransferase family protein has protein sequence MPEFLLPDLGEGLTEAEIVRWLVSVGDTITVDQPVVEVETAKAAVEVPSPFAGEVTALHGAAGETLPVGAPLLSVGGTAPGFTEPGVVVPEPAAAAEESGNVLIGYGTSTATRRRRRTPGRAPASVPQQRTTAVISPIVRMLAKEHGVDLHAVSGSGPQGVIRRCDIEREIAGRSAGGRRIPLKGLRKTVADKLSTSRREIPEATVWVDVDATELLAARDKLDGVGLLALLARFTVAGLKKFPELNSRVERDEIVVLDSVHLGFAAQTDRGLVVPVIRDAHTLNTRALSAALRDRTAAARAGELTPADLTGGTFTVNNYGVFGVDGSAAIINHPEAAILGMGRIIDRPWVVDGALVARKICQLTLAFDHRVCDGGTAGGFLRFVADCVESPVTALGDL, from the coding sequence TTGCCTGAGTTCCTGCTGCCCGACCTCGGCGAGGGCCTGACCGAGGCGGAGATCGTGCGCTGGCTGGTCTCGGTCGGCGACACGATCACCGTGGACCAGCCGGTGGTCGAGGTGGAAACCGCCAAGGCCGCGGTCGAAGTACCGTCTCCCTTCGCCGGGGAGGTGACCGCGCTGCACGGCGCCGCGGGCGAAACGCTGCCCGTCGGTGCGCCGCTGCTCAGCGTGGGCGGAACGGCTCCGGGATTCACCGAACCGGGCGTGGTGGTCCCGGAGCCTGCCGCCGCCGCCGAGGAAAGCGGCAACGTGCTCATCGGTTACGGCACGTCGACGGCCACCCGGCGACGTCGCCGGACGCCCGGGCGTGCCCCCGCGAGCGTGCCCCAGCAGCGGACGACGGCGGTCATTTCGCCGATCGTGCGCATGCTGGCCAAGGAACACGGGGTCGACCTGCACGCGGTGTCCGGCAGCGGCCCGCAGGGCGTGATCCGGCGGTGCGACATCGAACGGGAGATCGCCGGGCGCTCGGCCGGTGGCCGCCGCATTCCGTTGAAGGGCCTGCGCAAGACGGTCGCCGACAAGCTGTCCACGTCGCGGCGGGAGATTCCCGAGGCGACCGTGTGGGTCGACGTCGACGCCACCGAACTGCTCGCCGCCCGCGACAAGCTCGATGGGGTCGGCCTGCTGGCGTTGCTCGCGCGGTTCACCGTGGCGGGCCTGAAGAAGTTCCCCGAACTGAACTCGCGGGTCGAGCGCGACGAGATCGTGGTGCTCGATTCGGTGCACCTCGGCTTCGCCGCGCAGACCGATCGCGGGCTGGTCGTACCGGTGATCCGCGACGCGCACACGCTCAACACCCGCGCGCTCTCCGCGGCTCTGCGGGACCGCACGGCCGCGGCGCGAGCGGGCGAGCTGACCCCGGCGGACCTGACCGGCGGCACGTTCACCGTGAACAACTACGGGGTGTTCGGCGTGGACGGTTCGGCGGCGATCATCAACCACCCGGAGGCGGCGATCCTCGGCATGGGCCGGATCATCGACCGGCCGTGGGTGGTCGACGGGGCGCTGGTGGCGCGCAAGATCTGCCAGCTCACGCTCGCCTTCGACCACCGGGTGTGCGACGGCGGCACCGCGGGCGGCTTCCTGCGCTTCGTCGCCGACTGCGTGGAGTCGCCGGTCACCGCCCTCGGCGACCTTTAG
- a CDS encoding M14 family zinc carboxypeptidase, whose protein sequence is MREVARITGSMTPATGFPTVDQVHRFTAEIAEKHPDAVTVTVLGRSKLGDPIHHVRVGGGPRQVVVIGSPHPNEPIGLLTIRQLLCELAQDTELREALGATWHFVPCADPDGTRLNEGWFDGPLTRDHVARNFYRPPSNEQVEWTFPVEWRGQRIGTPIPETRALMKLIDATRPQLIASLHNADFGGGFFYVSGGDAEYYAALTALLDDAGIPLDRGEPDAPGARALAPAVFEMPSFGTIAEAMGAPLLTGGSTRDYSARYGSAVLISELPLWVDYGPAYADESYAQDLDFFTGLLQPLRLSGRSPFERAITDALRWFRFAGGEVWPSVIRLRCAGMLLRLFADEPASPEIDAARAKLTPVFERWCAEVAERAPGTLVPPHRLAGVQAGAIVTAVTRLRDGLPV, encoded by the coding sequence GTGCGCGAGGTCGCCAGGATCACCGGTTCGATGACGCCGGCCACCGGCTTCCCCACGGTGGACCAGGTGCACCGGTTCACCGCCGAGATTGCCGAAAAGCACCCGGACGCCGTCACGGTGACCGTGCTCGGCCGGTCCAAGCTGGGCGACCCGATCCACCACGTCCGGGTCGGCGGCGGGCCGCGGCAGGTGGTGGTGATCGGCAGTCCGCACCCCAACGAGCCGATCGGCCTGCTGACCATCCGGCAGCTGCTCTGCGAACTCGCCCAGGACACCGAACTGCGCGAAGCCCTCGGCGCCACCTGGCACTTCGTGCCGTGCGCCGACCCCGACGGCACCCGGCTCAACGAGGGCTGGTTCGACGGCCCGCTCACCCGCGACCACGTGGCGCGCAACTTCTACCGGCCGCCGAGCAACGAGCAGGTCGAATGGACCTTCCCGGTCGAGTGGCGCGGGCAGCGCATCGGCACGCCCATCCCGGAGACGCGCGCGCTGATGAAGCTGATCGACGCCACCCGGCCGCAGTTGATCGCCTCCTTGCACAACGCCGACTTCGGCGGCGGCTTCTTCTACGTCAGCGGCGGCGACGCCGAGTACTACGCCGCGCTCACCGCGTTGCTCGACGACGCGGGAATCCCGCTGGACCGCGGTGAGCCGGACGCACCCGGTGCCCGCGCGCTCGCGCCGGCGGTGTTCGAAATGCCGTCCTTCGGCACGATCGCCGAGGCGATGGGCGCGCCGCTGCTCACCGGCGGGAGCACGCGGGACTACTCCGCGCGCTACGGCAGTGCGGTGCTGATCAGCGAACTCCCGCTGTGGGTGGACTATGGCCCGGCGTACGCCGACGAAAGCTACGCCCAGGACCTGGACTTCTTCACCGGCTTGTTGCAGCCGTTGCGGTTGAGCGGCCGCAGCCCGTTCGAGCGCGCGATCACCGACGCGCTGCGCTGGTTCCGGTTCGCCGGCGGGGAGGTGTGGCCGAGCGTGATCCGCCTGCGGTGCGCCGGAATGCTGCTGCGCCTGTTCGCCGACGAACCGGCGTCACCGGAGATCGACGCGGCGCGCGCGAAGCTGACCCCGGTTTTCGAGCGCTGGTGCGCCGAGGTCGCCGAACGCGCGCCGGGCACGCTCGTGCCCCCGCACCGCCTGGCCGGGGTGCAGGCGGGCGCGATCGTCACCGCGGTCACCCGGCTGCGCGACGGCCTGCCGGTCTGA
- a CDS encoding ABC transporter substrate-binding protein, whose translation MRTRLVTLLALLPLVAACGATVEPAPAAGPPATATVTNCGEQVTYPTPQRPVSYDISGTEKMFALGLADRMRGYVLNKVADPSIDGSEWKADYAKVPRLGTARITREIVVDAQADWVFAGWNSGFSEERGITPKLLEQLGIRSYLHTETCWDYGTAKADVSPLDALFADLENLGKIFHVEARATELVGQLRSRLDAVRRGAPAGAEPTRVFVYDSGTDQPYTAGKHAAPTDIIAAAGGRNVFAELADGWGSVGWEPVVQAQPEVIVVADYGDQPVQAKIDFVKSFEGLKNSPAVRENRFHVMSVGELVSGPRNVAAAESLARYLRSIGR comes from the coding sequence ATGAGAACCCGCCTGGTAACGCTGCTGGCGCTGCTCCCGCTGGTGGCGGCCTGTGGTGCCACCGTCGAGCCCGCGCCCGCCGCCGGGCCGCCGGCCACCGCCACGGTGACCAACTGCGGTGAGCAGGTCACCTACCCGACGCCGCAGCGCCCCGTGTCCTACGACATCAGCGGCACGGAGAAGATGTTCGCGCTCGGGCTGGCCGACCGGATGCGCGGGTACGTGCTCAACAAGGTGGCGGATCCGTCCATCGACGGCTCGGAGTGGAAGGCCGACTACGCGAAGGTGCCCCGGCTCGGCACCGCACGGATCACCCGGGAGATCGTGGTCGACGCGCAGGCCGACTGGGTGTTCGCGGGCTGGAACTCCGGCTTCAGCGAGGAGCGCGGCATCACGCCGAAGCTGCTGGAACAACTCGGCATCCGCAGCTACCTGCACACCGAAACCTGCTGGGACTACGGCACCGCGAAGGCCGACGTGTCCCCGCTCGACGCGCTCTTCGCCGACCTGGAGAACCTCGGCAAGATCTTCCACGTCGAGGCACGGGCCACGGAACTGGTGGGGCAGCTGCGTTCCCGGCTGGACGCGGTGCGCCGAGGTGCGCCCGCCGGTGCGGAACCCACCCGGGTGTTCGTCTACGACTCGGGCACCGACCAGCCGTACACCGCGGGCAAGCACGCCGCGCCCACCGACATCATCGCCGCGGCGGGAGGGCGCAACGTCTTCGCCGAACTGGCCGACGGCTGGGGCTCGGTCGGGTGGGAGCCGGTGGTGCAGGCCCAGCCCGAGGTGATCGTGGTGGCCGACTACGGCGACCAGCCGGTCCAGGCGAAGATCGACTTCGTGAAGTCCTTCGAGGGCCTGAAGAACTCGCCCGCGGTGCGGGAGAACCGGTTCCACGTCATGTCGGTCGGCGAGCTGGTCAGCGGGCCGCGCAACGTGGCCGCGGCCGAAAGCCTGGCCCGCTACCTGCGGTCGATCGGCCGATGA
- a CDS encoding FecCD family ABC transporter permease, whose amino-acid sequence MRTEVEGEPRWRLLAEPTTPDAPARGGLTGAIVVLSLVLLVSVLAGIALGPTVVPLDDVLRYLQAALTGGRISQAEVTGYSIVWDVRTPRVLLAVVVGAGLAVVGVALQALVRNALAEPFVLGISSGASVGATAVVVFGVFASLGVLAMSVAAFLGALIATVLVYLAARSALGLTPLRLVLTGVALAYAFQAVMSMIVFLAPNSQAAQTVLFWLLGSLGAASWQSLPIAAIAVVVTVVLLLRNSRPLDILSLGDETAASLGVDAAALRRGLFLLTAGATGLLVAVSGAIPFVGLVLPHVVRIVVGSSHRRVLAIAPLAGAIFLVWVDVLARVVVAPEELPLGVITALIGVPVFIVLMRRRGYMFGDR is encoded by the coding sequence GTGCGGACTGAGGTCGAGGGCGAGCCGCGCTGGCGCCTGCTCGCCGAACCGACGACGCCCGACGCCCCCGCCAGGGGTGGGCTCACCGGCGCGATCGTCGTGCTTTCGCTGGTACTGCTCGTTTCCGTGCTCGCCGGCATCGCGCTCGGCCCGACCGTGGTGCCGCTCGACGACGTGCTGCGTTACCTGCAGGCCGCGCTCACCGGCGGCCGGATCAGCCAGGCCGAGGTCACCGGCTACTCGATCGTGTGGGACGTGCGCACCCCGCGGGTGCTGCTCGCGGTGGTGGTCGGCGCCGGGCTCGCCGTGGTCGGCGTGGCGTTGCAGGCGCTGGTCCGCAACGCGCTGGCCGAGCCGTTCGTGCTCGGTATTTCGTCGGGGGCCTCGGTCGGAGCCACCGCCGTGGTGGTGTTCGGGGTGTTCGCCTCGCTCGGCGTGCTCGCCATGTCGGTCGCGGCCTTCCTCGGCGCGCTGATCGCGACCGTGCTGGTCTACCTCGCCGCCCGCAGCGCGCTCGGGCTCACGCCGCTGCGGCTGGTGCTGACCGGGGTCGCGCTCGCGTACGCCTTCCAGGCGGTGATGAGCATGATCGTCTTCCTGGCGCCGAACAGCCAGGCGGCGCAGACGGTGTTGTTCTGGCTGCTCGGCAGCCTCGGGGCGGCGAGCTGGCAGTCGCTGCCGATCGCGGCGATCGCCGTGGTGGTGACGGTGGTTCTGCTGCTACGCAACAGCAGGCCGCTCGACATCCTCTCGCTCGGTGACGAGACCGCGGCGAGCCTCGGAGTGGACGCGGCGGCGTTGCGGCGCGGGCTGTTCCTGCTGACCGCCGGGGCGACTGGACTACTGGTGGCGGTCAGCGGCGCGATTCCGTTCGTCGGGCTGGTGCTGCCGCACGTGGTCCGGATCGTGGTCGGCTCCAGCCACCGCCGCGTGCTCGCGATCGCCCCGCTCGCCGGGGCCATCTTCCTGGTCTGGGTGGACGTGCTGGCGCGGGTCGTGGTGGCGCCGGAGGAACTGCCGCTCGGGGTGATCACCGCGCTGATCGGGGTGCCGGTGTTCATCGTGCTGATGCGCCGCCGCGGCTACATGTTCGGGGATCGCTGA